From the Homo sapiens chromosome 1, GRCh38.p14 Primary Assembly genome, one window contains:
- the THBS3 gene encoding thrombospondin-3 isoform 14 (isoform 14 is encoded by transcript variant 16) — translation MEVYEYPGYRCGPCPPGLQGNGTHCSDINECAHADPCFPGSSCINTMPGFHCEACPRGYKGTQVSGVGIDYARASKQVCNDIDECNDGNNGGCDPNSICTNTVGSFKCGPCRLGFLGNQSQGCLPARTCHSPAHSPCHIHAHCLFERNGAVSCQCNVGWAGNGNVCGTDTDIDGYPDQALPCMDNNKHCKQDNCLLTPNSGQEDADNDGVGDQCDDDADGDGIKNVEDNCRLFPNKDQQNSDTDSFGDACDNCPNVPNNDQKDTDGNGEGDACDNDVDGDGIPNGLDNCPKVPNPLQTDRDEDGVGDACDSCPEMSNPTQTDADSDLVGDVCDTNEDSDGDGHQDTKDNCPQLPNSSQLDSDNDGLGDECDGDDDNDGIPDYVPPGPDNCRLVPNPNQKDSDGNGVGDVCEDDFDNDAVVDPLDVCPESAEVTLTDFRAYQTVVLDPEGDAQIDPNWVVLNQGMEIVQTMNSDPGLAVGYTAFNGVDFEGTFHVNTVTDDDYAGFLFSYQDSGRFYVVMWKQTEQTYWQATPFRAVAQPGLQLKAVTSVSGPGEHLRNALWHTGHTPDQVRLLWTDPRNVGWRDKTSYRWQLLHRPQVGYIRVKLYEGPQLVADSGVIIDTSMRGGRLGVFCFSQENIIWSNLQYRCNDTVPEDFEPFRRQLLQGRV, via the exons ATGGAAGTGTACGAGTACCCAGGCTACCGCTGTGGGCCCTGCCCCCCTGGCCTGCAGGGCAACGGCACCCACTGCAGTGACATCAATGAG TGTGCTCACGCTGACCCCTGTTTCCCGGGCTCCAGCTGCatcaacaccatgcccggcttccaCTGTGAGGCCTGTCCTCGAGGGTACAAGGGCACACAGGTGTCTGGTGTGGGCATTGACTATGCCCGGGCCAGCAAACAG GTCTGCAATGACATCGATGAATGCAACGATGGCAACAATGGTGGCTGTGACCCAAACTCCATCTGCACCAACACTGTG GGCTCTTTCAAGTGTGGTCCCTGCCGCCTGGGTTTCCTGGGCAACCAGAGCCAGGGCTGCCTCCCAGCCCGGACCTGCCACAGCCCAGCCCACAGCCCCTGCCACATCCATGCTCACTGTCTCTTTGAACGCAATGGTGCAGTGTCCTGCCAG TGTAACGTGGGCTGGGCTGGGAATGGGAACGTGTGTGGGACTGACACAGACATCGATGGCTACCCAGACCAAGCACTGCCCTGCATGGACAACAACAAACACTGCAAACAG GACAACTGCCTTTTGACACCCAACTCTGGGCAGGAAGATGCTGATAATGATGGTGTGGGGGACCAGTGTGATGATGATGCTGATGGGGATGGGATCAAGAATGTTGAG GACAACTGCCGGCTGTTCCCCAACAAAGACCAGCAGAACTCAGATACAGATTCATTTGGTGATGCCTGTGACAATTGCCCCAACGTTCCCAACAATGACCAGAAGGACACAGATGGCAATGGGGAAGGAGATGCCTGTGACAACGACGTGGATGGGGATG GCATCCCCAATGGATTGGACAATTGCCCTAAAGTCCCCAACCCACTACAGACAGACAGGGATGAGGACGGGGTGGGAGATGCTTGCGACAGCTGCCCTGAAATGAGCAATCCTACCCAG ACAGATGCAGACAGCGACCTGGTGGGGGATGTCTGTGATACTAATGAAGACAG CGATGGGGATGGGCATCAGGACACCAAGGACAACTGCCCACAGCTGCCAAATAGCTCCCAGCTGGACTCTGATAACGATGGACTTGGAGATGAGTGTGATGgggatgatgacaatgatggcaTCCCAGATTATGTGCCTCCTGGTCCCGATAACTGCCGCCTGGTACCCAATCCCAATCAGAAGGACTCAGATG GCAATGGCGTTGGTGATGTGTGTGAGGATGACTTTGACAATGATGCTGTGGTCGACCCCCTGGATGTGTGTCCTGAAAGTGCAGAGGTAACGCTTACGGATTTTCGGGCCTATCAGACCGTCGTCCTGGATCCTGAGGGTGATGCTCAGATTGACCCAAACTGGGTTGTGCTCAACCAG GGCATGGAAATCGTTCAGACCATGAACAGTGACCCTGGCTTGGCAGTTG gataCACGGCCTTCAATGGTGTGGACTTTGAAGGCACCTTCCATGTGAACACAGTGACTGATGATGACTACGCAGGCTTTCTCTTCAGTTATCAAGACAGTGGCCGCTTCTACGTAGTCATGTGGAAGCAGACCGAGCAGACCTACTGGCAGGCTACACCCTTCCGGGCGGTTGCCCAGCCCGGGCTGCAGCTCAAG GCAGTGACATCAGTGTCTGGCCCAGGTGAGCACCTCCGAAATGCCCTGTGGCATACTGGCCACACCCCTGATCAGGTACGACTGCTGTGGACAGACCCACGAAATGTGGGCTGGCGGGACAAGACCTCCTATCGCTGGCAGCTTCTGCACCGGCCTCAAGTTGGCTACATTCG GGTGAAGCTCTATGAGGGACCCCAGCTTGTGGCGGATTCTGGGGTGATCATTGACACATCCATGCGAGGGGGGCGTCTTGGTGTATTCTGCTTCTCCCAAGAAAACATAATTTGGTCCAATCTCCAGTATCGATGCAATG ACACAGTGCCTGAGGACTTTGAGCCATTCCGGAGGCAGCTGCTCCAGGGAAGGGTGTGA
- the THBS3 gene encoding thrombospondin-3 isoform 8 precursor (isoform 8 precursor is encoded by transcript variant 9): METQELRGALALLLLCFFTSASQDLQVIDLLTVGESRQMVAVAEKIRTALLTAGDIYLLSTFRLPPKQGGVLFGLYSRQDNTRWLEASVVGKINKVLVRYQREDGKVHAVNLQQAGLADGRTHTVLLRLRGPSRPSPALHLYVDCKLGDQHAGLPALAPIPPAEVDGLEIRTGQKAYLRMQGFVESMKIILGGSMARVGALSECPFQGDESIHSAVTNALHSILGEQTKALVTQLTLFNQILVELRDDIRDQVKEMSLIRNTIMECQVCGFHEQRSHCSPNPCFRGVDCMEVYEYPGYRCGPCPPGLQGNGTHCSDINECAHADPCFPGSSCINTMPGFHCEACPRGYKGTQVSGVGIDYARASKQVCNDIDECNDGNNGGCDPNSICTNTVGSFKCGPCRLGFLGNQSQGCLPARTCHSPAHSPCHIHAHCLFERNGAVSCQDNCLLTPNSGQEDADNDGVGDQCDDDADGDGIKNVEDNCRLFPNKDQQNSDTDSFGDACDNCPNVPNNDQKDTDGNGEGDACDNDVDGDGIPNGLDNCPKVPNPLQTDRDEDGVGDACDSCPEMSNPTQTDADSDLVGDVCDTNEDSDGDGHQDTKDNCPQLPNSSQLDSDNDGLGDECDGDDDNDGIPDYVPPGPDNCRLVPNPNQKDSDGNGVGDVCEDDFDNDAVVDPLDVCPESAEVTLTDFRAYQTVVLDPEGDAQIDPNWVVLNQGMEIVQTMNSDPGLAVGYTAFNGVDFEGTFHVNTVTDDDYAGFLFSYQDSGRFYVVMWKQTEQTYWQATPFRAVAQPGLQLKAVTSVSGPGEHLRNALWHTGHTPDQVRLLWTDPRNVGWRDKTSYRWQLLHRPQVGYIRVKLYEGPQLVADSGVIIDTSMRGGRLGVFCFSQENIIWSNLQYRCNDTVPEDFEPFRRQLLQGRV; this comes from the exons ATGGAGACGCAGGAACTTCGGGGGGCCCTGGCTCTTCTCCTCCTTTGCTTTTTCACATCTGCCAGTCAGGATCTGCAGG TAATTGACCTGCTGACTGTGGGCGAGTCTCGGCAGATGGTAGCTGTGGCAGAGAAGATCCGGacagccttgctcactgctgggGACATCTACCTCTTATCCACCTTCCGCCTGCCCCCCAAGCAGGGTGGTGTCCTCTTTGGCCTCTATTCTCGCCAAGACAACACTCGATGGCTGGAGGCCTCTGTTGTAGGCAAGATCAACAAAG TACTGGTGCGATACCAGCGGGAGGATGGCAAAGTCCACGCCGTGAACCTACAGCAAGCGGGCCTGGCTGATGGGCGCACACACACAGTTCTCCTGCGACTCCGAGGTCCCTCCAGACCCAGCCCTGCCCTACATCTCTACGTGGACTGCAAACTGGGTGACCAACATGCAGGCCTTCCAGCACTGGCCCCCATTCCTCCAGCGGAGGTCGATGGGCTGGAGATTAGGACTGGACAGAAGGCGTATTTGAGGATGCAG GGCTTTGTGGAATCTATGAAAATTATTCTGGGTGGGTCCATGGCCCGGGTAGGAGCCCTGAGTGAGTGTCCATTCCAAGGGGACGAGTCCATCCACAGTGCAG TGACCAatgcactgcactccattctaG GGGAGCAGACCAAGGCGCTGGTCACCCAACTCACCCTCTTCAACCAGATCCTGGTGGAGCTGCGGGATGATATACGAGACCAG GTGAAGGAAATGTCCCTGATCCGAAACACCATTATGGAGTGTCAGGTGTGCG GCTTCCATGAGCAGCGTTCCCACTGCAGCCCCAATCCCTGCTTCCGAGGTGTGGACTGCATGGAAGTGTACGAGTACCCAGGCTACCGCTGTGGGCCCTGCCCCCCTGGCCTGCAGGGCAACGGCACCCACTGCAGTGACATCAATGAG TGTGCTCACGCTGACCCCTGTTTCCCGGGCTCCAGCTGCatcaacaccatgcccggcttccaCTGTGAGGCCTGTCCTCGAGGGTACAAGGGCACACAGGTGTCTGGTGTGGGCATTGACTATGCCCGGGCCAGCAAACAG GTCTGCAATGACATCGATGAATGCAACGATGGCAACAATGGTGGCTGTGACCCAAACTCCATCTGCACCAACACTGTG GGCTCTTTCAAGTGTGGTCCCTGCCGCCTGGGTTTCCTGGGCAACCAGAGCCAGGGCTGCCTCCCAGCCCGGACCTGCCACAGCCCAGCCCACAGCCCCTGCCACATCCATGCTCACTGTCTCTTTGAACGCAATGGTGCAGTGTCCTGCCAG GACAACTGCCTTTTGACACCCAACTCTGGGCAGGAAGATGCTGATAATGATGGTGTGGGGGACCAGTGTGATGATGATGCTGATGGGGATGGGATCAAGAATGTTGAG GACAACTGCCGGCTGTTCCCCAACAAAGACCAGCAGAACTCAGATACAGATTCATTTGGTGATGCCTGTGACAATTGCCCCAACGTTCCCAACAATGACCAGAAGGACACAGATGGCAATGGGGAAGGAGATGCCTGTGACAACGACGTGGATGGGGATG GCATCCCCAATGGATTGGACAATTGCCCTAAAGTCCCCAACCCACTACAGACAGACAGGGATGAGGACGGGGTGGGAGATGCTTGCGACAGCTGCCCTGAAATGAGCAATCCTACCCAG ACAGATGCAGACAGCGACCTGGTGGGGGATGTCTGTGATACTAATGAAGACAG CGATGGGGATGGGCATCAGGACACCAAGGACAACTGCCCACAGCTGCCAAATAGCTCCCAGCTGGACTCTGATAACGATGGACTTGGAGATGAGTGTGATGgggatgatgacaatgatggcaTCCCAGATTATGTGCCTCCTGGTCCCGATAACTGCCGCCTGGTACCCAATCCCAATCAGAAGGACTCAGATG GCAATGGCGTTGGTGATGTGTGTGAGGATGACTTTGACAATGATGCTGTGGTCGACCCCCTGGATGTGTGTCCTGAAAGTGCAGAGGTAACGCTTACGGATTTTCGGGCCTATCAGACCGTCGTCCTGGATCCTGAGGGTGATGCTCAGATTGACCCAAACTGGGTTGTGCTCAACCAG GGCATGGAAATCGTTCAGACCATGAACAGTGACCCTGGCTTGGCAGTTG gataCACGGCCTTCAATGGTGTGGACTTTGAAGGCACCTTCCATGTGAACACAGTGACTGATGATGACTACGCAGGCTTTCTCTTCAGTTATCAAGACAGTGGCCGCTTCTACGTAGTCATGTGGAAGCAGACCGAGCAGACCTACTGGCAGGCTACACCCTTCCGGGCGGTTGCCCAGCCCGGGCTGCAGCTCAAG GCAGTGACATCAGTGTCTGGCCCAGGTGAGCACCTCCGAAATGCCCTGTGGCATACTGGCCACACCCCTGATCAGGTACGACTGCTGTGGACAGACCCACGAAATGTGGGCTGGCGGGACAAGACCTCCTATCGCTGGCAGCTTCTGCACCGGCCTCAAGTTGGCTACATTCG GGTGAAGCTCTATGAGGGACCCCAGCTTGTGGCGGATTCTGGGGTGATCATTGACACATCCATGCGAGGGGGGCGTCTTGGTGTATTCTGCTTCTCCCAAGAAAACATAATTTGGTCCAATCTCCAGTATCGATGCAATG ACACAGTGCCTGAGGACTTTGAGCCATTCCGGAGGCAGCTGCTCCAGGGAAGGGTGTGA
- the THBS3 gene encoding thrombospondin-3 isoform 6 (isoform 6 is encoded by transcript variant 7) produces the protein MVGGLESSVGSCSYPERVCCAPRMGGGELGCGTSQTQEWKEKLPSISTLWTPGATPVGDQHSISFAPPGGGISNLWGAVSVFPIIDLLTVGESRQMVAVAEKIRTALLTAGDIYLLSTFRLPPKQGGVLFGLYSRQDNTRWLEASVVGKINKVLVRYQREDGKVHAVNLQQAGLADGRTHTVLLRLRGPSRPSPALHLYVDCKLGDQHAGLPALAPIPPAEVDGLEIRTGQKAYLRMQGFVESMKIILGGSMARVGALSECPFQGDESIHSAVTNALHSILGEQTKALVTQLTLFNQILVELRDDIRDQVKEMSLIRNTIMECQVCGFHEQRSHCSPNPCFRGVDCMEVYEYPGYRCGPCPPGLQGNGTHCSDINECAHADPCFPGSSCINTMPGFHCEACPRGYKGTQVSGVGIDYARASKQVCNDIDECNDGNNGGCDPNSICTNTVGSFKCGPCRLGFLGNQSQGCLPARTCHSPAHSPCHIHAHCLFERNGAVSCQCNVGWAGNGNVCGTDTDIDGYPDQALPCMDNNKHCKQDNCLLTPNSGQEDADNDGVGDQCDDDADGDGIKNVEDNCRLFPNKDQQNSDTDSFGDACDNCPNVPNNDQKDTDGNGEGDACDNDVDGDGIPNGLDNCPKVPNPLQTDRDEDGVGDACDSCPEMSNPTQTDADSDLVGDVCDTNEDSDGDGHQDTKDNCPQLPNSSQLDSDNDGLGDECDGDDDNDGIPDYVPPGPDNCRLVPNPNQKDSDGNGVGDVCEDDFDNDAVVDPLDVCPESAEVTLTDFRAYQTVVLDPEGDAQIDPNWVVLNQGMEIVQTMNSDPGLAVGYTAFNGVDFEGTFHVNTVTDDDYAGFLFSYQDSGRFYVVMWKQTEQTYWQATPFRAVAQPGLQLKAVTSVSGPGEHLRNALWHTGHTPDQVRLLWTDPRNVGWRDKTSYRWQLLHRPQVGYIRVKLYEGPQLVADSGVIIDTSMRGGRLGVFCFSQENIIWSNLQYRCNDTVPEDFEPFRRQLLQGRV, from the exons ATGGTGGGAGGGTTAGAGTCCTCAGTGGGCAGCTGTTCTTATCCAGAGCGAGTGTGCTGCGCCCCTAGGATGGGAGGAGGGGAACTAGGGTGTGGAACGAGCCAAACCCAGGAGTGGAAAGAGAAGCTGCCTTCCATTTCTACGTTGTGGACACCAGGTGCCACTCCTGTGGGGGATCAGCACAGCATCTCCTTTGCGCCACCTGGTGGGGGCATCTCAAATTTGTGGGGTGCTGTTTCTGTGTTTCCAA TAATTGACCTGCTGACTGTGGGCGAGTCTCGGCAGATGGTAGCTGTGGCAGAGAAGATCCGGacagccttgctcactgctgggGACATCTACCTCTTATCCACCTTCCGCCTGCCCCCCAAGCAGGGTGGTGTCCTCTTTGGCCTCTATTCTCGCCAAGACAACACTCGATGGCTGGAGGCCTCTGTTGTAGGCAAGATCAACAAAG TACTGGTGCGATACCAGCGGGAGGATGGCAAAGTCCACGCCGTGAACCTACAGCAAGCGGGCCTGGCTGATGGGCGCACACACACAGTTCTCCTGCGACTCCGAGGTCCCTCCAGACCCAGCCCTGCCCTACATCTCTACGTGGACTGCAAACTGGGTGACCAACATGCAGGCCTTCCAGCACTGGCCCCCATTCCTCCAGCGGAGGTCGATGGGCTGGAGATTAGGACTGGACAGAAGGCGTATTTGAGGATGCAG GGCTTTGTGGAATCTATGAAAATTATTCTGGGTGGGTCCATGGCCCGGGTAGGAGCCCTGAGTGAGTGTCCATTCCAAGGGGACGAGTCCATCCACAGTGCAG TGACCAatgcactgcactccattctaG GGGAGCAGACCAAGGCGCTGGTCACCCAACTCACCCTCTTCAACCAGATCCTGGTGGAGCTGCGGGATGATATACGAGACCAG GTGAAGGAAATGTCCCTGATCCGAAACACCATTATGGAGTGTCAGGTGTGCG GCTTCCATGAGCAGCGTTCCCACTGCAGCCCCAATCCCTGCTTCCGAGGTGTGGACTGCATGGAAGTGTACGAGTACCCAGGCTACCGCTGTGGGCCCTGCCCCCCTGGCCTGCAGGGCAACGGCACCCACTGCAGTGACATCAATGAG TGTGCTCACGCTGACCCCTGTTTCCCGGGCTCCAGCTGCatcaacaccatgcccggcttccaCTGTGAGGCCTGTCCTCGAGGGTACAAGGGCACACAGGTGTCTGGTGTGGGCATTGACTATGCCCGGGCCAGCAAACAG GTCTGCAATGACATCGATGAATGCAACGATGGCAACAATGGTGGCTGTGACCCAAACTCCATCTGCACCAACACTGTG GGCTCTTTCAAGTGTGGTCCCTGCCGCCTGGGTTTCCTGGGCAACCAGAGCCAGGGCTGCCTCCCAGCCCGGACCTGCCACAGCCCAGCCCACAGCCCCTGCCACATCCATGCTCACTGTCTCTTTGAACGCAATGGTGCAGTGTCCTGCCAG TGTAACGTGGGCTGGGCTGGGAATGGGAACGTGTGTGGGACTGACACAGACATCGATGGCTACCCAGACCAAGCACTGCCCTGCATGGACAACAACAAACACTGCAAACAG GACAACTGCCTTTTGACACCCAACTCTGGGCAGGAAGATGCTGATAATGATGGTGTGGGGGACCAGTGTGATGATGATGCTGATGGGGATGGGATCAAGAATGTTGAG GACAACTGCCGGCTGTTCCCCAACAAAGACCAGCAGAACTCAGATACAGATTCATTTGGTGATGCCTGTGACAATTGCCCCAACGTTCCCAACAATGACCAGAAGGACACAGATGGCAATGGGGAAGGAGATGCCTGTGACAACGACGTGGATGGGGATG GCATCCCCAATGGATTGGACAATTGCCCTAAAGTCCCCAACCCACTACAGACAGACAGGGATGAGGACGGGGTGGGAGATGCTTGCGACAGCTGCCCTGAAATGAGCAATCCTACCCAG ACAGATGCAGACAGCGACCTGGTGGGGGATGTCTGTGATACTAATGAAGACAG CGATGGGGATGGGCATCAGGACACCAAGGACAACTGCCCACAGCTGCCAAATAGCTCCCAGCTGGACTCTGATAACGATGGACTTGGAGATGAGTGTGATGgggatgatgacaatgatggcaTCCCAGATTATGTGCCTCCTGGTCCCGATAACTGCCGCCTGGTACCCAATCCCAATCAGAAGGACTCAGATG GCAATGGCGTTGGTGATGTGTGTGAGGATGACTTTGACAATGATGCTGTGGTCGACCCCCTGGATGTGTGTCCTGAAAGTGCAGAGGTAACGCTTACGGATTTTCGGGCCTATCAGACCGTCGTCCTGGATCCTGAGGGTGATGCTCAGATTGACCCAAACTGGGTTGTGCTCAACCAG GGCATGGAAATCGTTCAGACCATGAACAGTGACCCTGGCTTGGCAGTTG gataCACGGCCTTCAATGGTGTGGACTTTGAAGGCACCTTCCATGTGAACACAGTGACTGATGATGACTACGCAGGCTTTCTCTTCAGTTATCAAGACAGTGGCCGCTTCTACGTAGTCATGTGGAAGCAGACCGAGCAGACCTACTGGCAGGCTACACCCTTCCGGGCGGTTGCCCAGCCCGGGCTGCAGCTCAAG GCAGTGACATCAGTGTCTGGCCCAGGTGAGCACCTCCGAAATGCCCTGTGGCATACTGGCCACACCCCTGATCAGGTACGACTGCTGTGGACAGACCCACGAAATGTGGGCTGGCGGGACAAGACCTCCTATCGCTGGCAGCTTCTGCACCGGCCTCAAGTTGGCTACATTCG GGTGAAGCTCTATGAGGGACCCCAGCTTGTGGCGGATTCTGGGGTGATCATTGACACATCCATGCGAGGGGGGCGTCTTGGTGTATTCTGCTTCTCCCAAGAAAACATAATTTGGTCCAATCTCCAGTATCGATGCAATG ACACAGTGCCTGAGGACTTTGAGCCATTCCGGAGGCAGCTGCTCCAGGGAAGGGTGTGA
- the THBS3 gene encoding thrombospondin-3 isoform 1 precursor (isoform 1 precursor is encoded by transcript variant 1) — protein METQELRGALALLLLCFFTSASQDLQVIDLLTVGESRQMVAVAEKIRTALLTAGDIYLLSTFRLPPKQGGVLFGLYSRQDNTRWLEASVVGKINKVLVRYQREDGKVHAVNLQQAGLADGRTHTVLLRLRGPSRPSPALHLYVDCKLGDQHAGLPALAPIPPAEVDGLEIRTGQKAYLRMQGFVESMKIILGGSMARVGALSECPFQGDESIHSAVTNALHSILGEQTKALVTQLTLFNQILVELRDDIRDQVKEMSLIRNTIMECQVCGFHEQRSHCSPNPCFRGVDCMEVYEYPGYRCGPCPPGLQGNGTHCSDINECAHADPCFPGSSCINTMPGFHCEACPRGYKGTQVSGVGIDYARASKQVCNDIDECNDGNNGGCDPNSICTNTVGSFKCGPCRLGFLGNQSQGCLPARTCHSPAHSPCHIHAHCLFERNGAVSCQCNVGWAGNGNVCGTDTDIDGYPDQALPCMDNNKHCKQDNCLLTPNSGQEDADNDGVGDQCDDDADGDGIKNVEDNCRLFPNKDQQNSDTDSFGDACDNCPNVPNNDQKDTDGNGEGDACDNDVDGDGIPNGLDNCPKVPNPLQTDRDEDGVGDACDSCPEMSNPTQTDADSDLVGDVCDTNEDSDGDGHQDTKDNCPQLPNSSQLDSDNDGLGDECDGDDDNDGIPDYVPPGPDNCRLVPNPNQKDSDGNGVGDVCEDDFDNDAVVDPLDVCPESAEVTLTDFRAYQTVVLDPEGDAQIDPNWVVLNQGMEIVQTMNSDPGLAVGYTAFNGVDFEGTFHVNTVTDDDYAGFLFSYQDSGRFYVVMWKQTEQTYWQATPFRAVAQPGLQLKAVTSVSGPGEHLRNALWHTGHTPDQVRLLWTDPRNVGWRDKTSYRWQLLHRPQVGYIRVKLYEGPQLVADSGVIIDTSMRGGRLGVFCFSQENIIWSNLQYRCNDTVPEDFEPFRRQLLQGRV, from the exons ATGGAGACGCAGGAACTTCGGGGGGCCCTGGCTCTTCTCCTCCTTTGCTTTTTCACATCTGCCAGTCAGGATCTGCAGG TAATTGACCTGCTGACTGTGGGCGAGTCTCGGCAGATGGTAGCTGTGGCAGAGAAGATCCGGacagccttgctcactgctgggGACATCTACCTCTTATCCACCTTCCGCCTGCCCCCCAAGCAGGGTGGTGTCCTCTTTGGCCTCTATTCTCGCCAAGACAACACTCGATGGCTGGAGGCCTCTGTTGTAGGCAAGATCAACAAAG TACTGGTGCGATACCAGCGGGAGGATGGCAAAGTCCACGCCGTGAACCTACAGCAAGCGGGCCTGGCTGATGGGCGCACACACACAGTTCTCCTGCGACTCCGAGGTCCCTCCAGACCCAGCCCTGCCCTACATCTCTACGTGGACTGCAAACTGGGTGACCAACATGCAGGCCTTCCAGCACTGGCCCCCATTCCTCCAGCGGAGGTCGATGGGCTGGAGATTAGGACTGGACAGAAGGCGTATTTGAGGATGCAG GGCTTTGTGGAATCTATGAAAATTATTCTGGGTGGGTCCATGGCCCGGGTAGGAGCCCTGAGTGAGTGTCCATTCCAAGGGGACGAGTCCATCCACAGTGCAG TGACCAatgcactgcactccattctaG GGGAGCAGACCAAGGCGCTGGTCACCCAACTCACCCTCTTCAACCAGATCCTGGTGGAGCTGCGGGATGATATACGAGACCAG GTGAAGGAAATGTCCCTGATCCGAAACACCATTATGGAGTGTCAGGTGTGCG GCTTCCATGAGCAGCGTTCCCACTGCAGCCCCAATCCCTGCTTCCGAGGTGTGGACTGCATGGAAGTGTACGAGTACCCAGGCTACCGCTGTGGGCCCTGCCCCCCTGGCCTGCAGGGCAACGGCACCCACTGCAGTGACATCAATGAG TGTGCTCACGCTGACCCCTGTTTCCCGGGCTCCAGCTGCatcaacaccatgcccggcttccaCTGTGAGGCCTGTCCTCGAGGGTACAAGGGCACACAGGTGTCTGGTGTGGGCATTGACTATGCCCGGGCCAGCAAACAG GTCTGCAATGACATCGATGAATGCAACGATGGCAACAATGGTGGCTGTGACCCAAACTCCATCTGCACCAACACTGTG GGCTCTTTCAAGTGTGGTCCCTGCCGCCTGGGTTTCCTGGGCAACCAGAGCCAGGGCTGCCTCCCAGCCCGGACCTGCCACAGCCCAGCCCACAGCCCCTGCCACATCCATGCTCACTGTCTCTTTGAACGCAATGGTGCAGTGTCCTGCCAG TGTAACGTGGGCTGGGCTGGGAATGGGAACGTGTGTGGGACTGACACAGACATCGATGGCTACCCAGACCAAGCACTGCCCTGCATGGACAACAACAAACACTGCAAACAG GACAACTGCCTTTTGACACCCAACTCTGGGCAGGAAGATGCTGATAATGATGGTGTGGGGGACCAGTGTGATGATGATGCTGATGGGGATGGGATCAAGAATGTTGAG GACAACTGCCGGCTGTTCCCCAACAAAGACCAGCAGAACTCAGATACAGATTCATTTGGTGATGCCTGTGACAATTGCCCCAACGTTCCCAACAATGACCAGAAGGACACAGATGGCAATGGGGAAGGAGATGCCTGTGACAACGACGTGGATGGGGATG GCATCCCCAATGGATTGGACAATTGCCCTAAAGTCCCCAACCCACTACAGACAGACAGGGATGAGGACGGGGTGGGAGATGCTTGCGACAGCTGCCCTGAAATGAGCAATCCTACCCAG ACAGATGCAGACAGCGACCTGGTGGGGGATGTCTGTGATACTAATGAAGACAG CGATGGGGATGGGCATCAGGACACCAAGGACAACTGCCCACAGCTGCCAAATAGCTCCCAGCTGGACTCTGATAACGATGGACTTGGAGATGAGTGTGATGgggatgatgacaatgatggcaTCCCAGATTATGTGCCTCCTGGTCCCGATAACTGCCGCCTGGTACCCAATCCCAATCAGAAGGACTCAGATG GCAATGGCGTTGGTGATGTGTGTGAGGATGACTTTGACAATGATGCTGTGGTCGACCCCCTGGATGTGTGTCCTGAAAGTGCAGAGGTAACGCTTACGGATTTTCGGGCCTATCAGACCGTCGTCCTGGATCCTGAGGGTGATGCTCAGATTGACCCAAACTGGGTTGTGCTCAACCAG GGCATGGAAATCGTTCAGACCATGAACAGTGACCCTGGCTTGGCAGTTG gataCACGGCCTTCAATGGTGTGGACTTTGAAGGCACCTTCCATGTGAACACAGTGACTGATGATGACTACGCAGGCTTTCTCTTCAGTTATCAAGACAGTGGCCGCTTCTACGTAGTCATGTGGAAGCAGACCGAGCAGACCTACTGGCAGGCTACACCCTTCCGGGCGGTTGCCCAGCCCGGGCTGCAGCTCAAG GCAGTGACATCAGTGTCTGGCCCAGGTGAGCACCTCCGAAATGCCCTGTGGCATACTGGCCACACCCCTGATCAGGTACGACTGCTGTGGACAGACCCACGAAATGTGGGCTGGCGGGACAAGACCTCCTATCGCTGGCAGCTTCTGCACCGGCCTCAAGTTGGCTACATTCG GGTGAAGCTCTATGAGGGACCCCAGCTTGTGGCGGATTCTGGGGTGATCATTGACACATCCATGCGAGGGGGGCGTCTTGGTGTATTCTGCTTCTCCCAAGAAAACATAATTTGGTCCAATCTCCAGTATCGATGCAATG ACACAGTGCCTGAGGACTTTGAGCCATTCCGGAGGCAGCTGCTCCAGGGAAGGGTGTGA